A window of the Cicer arietinum cultivar CDC Frontier isolate Library 1 chromosome 6, Cicar.CDCFrontier_v2.0, whole genome shotgun sequence genome harbors these coding sequences:
- the LOC101490629 gene encoding uncharacterized protein yields MGKTNIRSDSSDSKSNHKFERKLQFYSKVKDAVASLTAQKSIAKKNNKQKRRQKKLKVYNLSSLLESLPELKAPQKPCNEDNFKLNCNSRQKLVLKEGQRLSDIFKDLSFQMDPLAAIHQHLLSTRPVVVVEEQPKKKRFNTNGSKKRKNKSKAGTGRQSMDM; encoded by the exons ATGGGAAAGACAAATATAAG GTCAGATTCATCAGATTCAAAGTCGAATCACAAGTTCGAAAGGAAGCTACAGTTTTATTCCA AGGTGAAGGATGCTGTTGCTTCCTTGACTGCCCAAAAGTCTATTGCTAAG aaaaataacaaacaaaaaaggcggcagaaaaaattgaaagtatatAACCTCTCTTCACTGTTAGAGTCCCTTCCAGAGTTGAAGGCTCCACAAAAACCATGCAACGAGGACAACTTTAAGCTTAATTGTAATTCGAGACAGAAATTAGT ATTGAAGGAAGGACAACGATTGTCTGATATTTTTAAGGATCTTTCCTTCCAAATGGATCCCTTGGCTGCCATTCATCAACATTTACTGAGCACACGACCAGTTGTAGTAGTAGAGGAACAACCCAAGAAAAAAAGATTTAACACAAATGGGTCgaagaagaggaagaataaATCAAAGGCTGGGACTGGACGGCAGTCTATGGATATGTAA